The Hyphomicrobiales bacterium sequence CGTCGGTGAGGCGTGGTCATGACGCGCGACGACGAGTTCGAACCGAAGCTCGGGAAGATACGCTCGCGCGGCAGCAAACGCGGCCGAAAATACCTGCACCGGGTGCTGCAGGCGACGATGCTCGCCGGCGGGCACGTGGGGAGCGGATCGTCGGCACGCAAGGCAAAGTTCCACGGCAGCCAGATCGGTCGCGGCGCCAGCGTCGGCCGGGTGCTTGGTTCGCGCGACCGCCATGCGGCGTTCCGCAGCCGCCGCGTCGTGGTCAAGTCGCGTATCGTCAAGCTCGCGGGAAAGGGCATGAAGGGCGCGCTGGCGCATCTGCGCTATATCCAGCGCGACGGGGTTACGCGCGATGGTGAGCCGGGTCAGCTTTACAGCGCCGAGCAGGACCGCGCCGACGGCAAGGCGTTCCTGGAACACGCTGACGGCGACCGGCATCAGTTCCGCTTCATCGTCGCGCCGGAGGATGGCGTCGAGTATGAGGACCTGAAGCCGCTGACCCGGCGCTTGATGGCGCAGATGGAGCAGGACCTCGACACCAAGCTCGAATGGGTCGCGGTCGATCACTACAACACCGGCCATCCGCACAGCCACATCATCCTTCGCGGCAAGGATGAGAGAGGCAAGGATCTCGTCATCGCCCGCGAATACATCACGCAAGGGATGCGCGAACGCGCGGCGGAACTGGTGACGTTGGACCTCGGGCCGCGTTCCGATCTGGAGATCGAGAACCGCCTGCGCAACGAAGTCCAACAGGAGCGGCTCGCCAGCATCGACCGGCGCCTGCTGCGCGGCCGGGATGGGGAAGGGCTGGTCTGGTCGACGGACAAGGACGCTTTCCAGCAGACCTTGCGGGCCGGCCGTCTGCAGAAGCTCAAAGCTCTGGGACTCGCCGGGGAAGTGCGGCCGGGCCAGTGGCGCTTGGCCGACGACCTCGAGGAGACGCTCAAGCGCATGGGCGAGCGCGGCGACATCATCAAGACGATGCATCGCGAGATGGTGGAGAAGGGTGTGGCGCGCGCCGCCGCCGATTACGTCATCTTCGACCCGGCCGCGAAGGACAGCCGCCCGATCACCGGCCGGGTGGTCGCACGGGGCCTGTCCGACGAGATCAACGACCACCATTACCTGATCGTCGACGCTCTCGACGGCCGCACCCACTATGTGGACATCGGCAAAGGGGAAGCGACCGAGCCCACACCCGAAGGCGCCATCGTGCGCATCGACCCGAAGCACCCCGAGCCCCGGCAGGTCGATCGCACGGTGTCCGAGATCGCGGCCGCCAATGGCGGGCGGTATGACGTCGATATCCACCTCCGTCACGACCCGTCCGCCAGCGCCAGTTTTGCCGAAACCCATGTGCGCCGGCTGGAGGCGATCCGGCGCGTCACCGGCGGCGTCGAGCGCGAGCCCGATGGAACCTGGGTGATCGCCCCCGACCATCTAGAGCGGGCGGCGGCGTTCGAGCGGCGCCAGGCACAGGCCTCGCCCGTGGTGGTGCAAACGCTGTCGTCGCTGCCGCTGGAGCGGCAGGTCGGCGCCGAGGGTGCGACCTGGCTCGACCGCGAGCTTGTCGCGGAGACTCCGGAACCCGTGCGCGACGAGGGCTTCGGCCGGGACGTGCGCGCGGCGCGAGCGCGGCGGCGGCAATGGCTGATCGCGCAGGATCTCGCCCGCGAGGAGCAGGACCGGATCGTCTATCGCGCCAATCTGCTCGGCATCCTGCGCAGGCGTGAGCTTGCGCGCGTCGCCGGTCAGCTATCGAGCGATCTGCGGCTGAGCTATGTCGAGACCAAGTCGCGGGAGAAGGTCGAAGGCATCTATCGCCGGCATGTCGATCTGGCGAGCGGCCGGTTCGCCGTCATCGAGAAAGCCCGCGAGTTCACGCTGGTGCCATGGCGGCCCGTGCTGGAGCGCCATCTGGGCAAGCAGGTCTCCGGCATCGTGCGCGGCGATAGCATCTCCTGGACCATCGGGCGGCAGCGGGGTGGACCGTCGGTGTCGTAAATGGTCGATTTTTGACCCAAAGCGGTCACCTATCGCCGGTTTCCTGCTGTAGCTGAGCCACGGACATGTTCGAAATATCCTCCGAAGCGGACGCTAATGGTGGCTGCGCGTCCGCATTGAACGCGTCAACGGCGATTCGGCGCACGATCGCTGACGCGGGCAGCGAGCGGAGCGCCAACCGGCCTGCAAGCTTTCGTGAACGGGTCGGCCACGTATTGACATGTAACGTCATGGGCAGGTGCGGAATGGGGGTCGGGTCCCATGTAGCGCGACGGTGAACCAGTTCATCGTCGACGAACCACCGAATCTCGCATGGATCCCATTCAATGACGAACCGATGCAAGGCTTTTGATGCGTCGAACCCCAATGGAATGCTAACGGGCGTTCCCCGGTCGCCGTAATCGAATTTCGCGCCCTCGGGACCCGGGTTGTAGAACACGTTGACCAGAAGTCGGTCCGGGCGATTTCCTGCGATCTCGACATCGATCTCCTGTCGGGGCGAATCGCGGTGAAGGAAGAAGCCGGTCACTAGGCCCGGAACGTTCGTCGCTTGCAGCGTGGCTTCGAAGCGCCCGAATAGGAAACTGCCTCGGCTCAAGACCGCCGCCGCGCTAAGATTCCGAACGCCAAGCGGCTCCTCGATGACCGTGAGTGAAAGGCCGCCGCTCGGTTGCGGGGTCACGTTGGCCGGACGAAACAGTCCAAGGTTTCCGGGGAACGTGTCGTTTCGCAACAGCCACCGCGCCGACTGGATATCGCCTAGATCATCCTCGAAGCGCACTCGCGATGAGGCTGATGATTCCAGCCGATCGAATGAGCTCGCGCTAATTCCCGCCCAACCCGCACGCGGCTTCACGACCCACGGTGACCGGTCGCGCCGAAGCCACTTCGCTGGGCGGGTCGTTAGCGTGTCGGTCGGGGCACACCGATACCTTCGCTGTCTAATATCCCGAACAGCCGGGTAGGGCGCACCCGGCGGTGCGAGCCTCACGTGCTCGCAAAGCGCACGCCAAGTGTTGGCGTTTTCACCATGCAAACGAAGTACGTCTGCCCCTTCCAGTTCGTTCAGTACACTGCCACCTTGGCGATCAGCGGCCCCCGCTACATCGTCGATCACGATGAACTTGGCGCGCGGATAGCGCTGTGTGAGCACACGGACATGCGGCTTCAGCGATTCGATGTTGACGTAGGCGTCGAAAACGCGATCAGTGCGGCCGGCGAGAAGACCCTCTAACTCACATTCCGGAATCCGGTCAAAATCACTACAGCAGCGATAGCCAAGCATCGAGAGGGCCATAGCGAGCGATGAAAGCCCGGATCCCGGGGTGCCGAACGCGAACACGGGAGAGTGAGTCGGTCGCTGCTGAAAAAGCGCCGCGTCACCGCTCTCTAGGATACCGATCCGGCTCAGTGCCGGCAGGATCGAGTATGAGTTCGTCGAGTTGAGATCGAGGCGCTGGTTGATCACTGAGCGGCGCAAAGCCCGGACGTCCATCTCTTGGAACTTGTGATTGATCCAGAGGTCGATGGGACCGCGACACGGAAGAAGCCCAAGCAGCGCCTGCGCGCCTTTCTTCGACAGCACATACCCGGACAGGTGCCAGAGGCCGCGTTCCGGGCGGAACACGCTTTTTGAAATCAATTCCTTTGGAGCACCGTGGCGCACTTCCTTGTAAGACAGCTACAACACATCGAACGCAGGCCTGGTGCGGTCGGCGGCTTCCATCTCGCGCCAAGCCTGATCGACAAGCCGCCCAAAGCTACGCTCGAACCAGACGTCATCCTCGAGTACAAGGGCATAAGGGGCATCGGACTGTGCAATCGTTTTCCAGATGCCGATATGCGAGTATGCAACGGCGACTTCTGCGCCACTCATTCTAATTGAGCGCTCCAAATCGAACGCGTCTGGGACTGCGTGAGGTTGCGGTTCGACGAACAGCTGGTCGCCGAGTTTGTAAAAAGGCTCGATGTCAACAGTGTCATATAATTTGTCGGTATAGGCCTGCGCATCGTATGCCGAGTACCGAACGACCCGCTCCGACAGCGGTTTGCCGACGGCGTCTACGATGCGGTCGAGCTCGCGACGCACGTCAGTCCAGCGGTCCGGCTGCCTGTCTAAGTTGATGACGAAAATCGGGCCTATGCCGGGTCGCCGACCATCAGAGGGCGACATGAATGCAAGGCACTGCTGCCGCGGCAGGTGAGTTCGGCATTTCAAGAAGAGTGAATACAGAAGGCGCGATGCCGCGCGCAGGGGCTTCGAAAGGTTCATTTGGGAACTACGCGCCGTTACGATAGAACTTCTGTTGATTGGAGAGTCGCCAATTCCTGGCATCGTTGCGGTAACTCAATGGCCATCTTGAGACGGAAAATGAATCCCAGTCCCGTAGTATCATCAGATCGTTTTCGACACCTCCCGAGCTAGTACCAAAATCAAAAATCGACTTCGAAAGATTTCCCGGACCTGTCGTTGCCTGGATTTCCGGCAACTCGTCCTCGCCGACGGACTCGAGAAGACCTGTTGCCCGGATGAGCGCATTTCCGATGATCGGATGCCCCCGATTTGCAATGAGTGGATTGTTATTGAAGTAGAAAATCCAGCTTGAGGCGTAGGCATCAACACGTAAGAACATGGACGGGTTCACCATTGTTCCAGAATCGATGTCGTAGCACAGGGGCTGGACCTTCAGCCGACCCTCGTCAAACAAACAACCGATGTCTGTACAAACGCAGACGTCGTCCGCATCGACATAGAGGCCGCCTTCGACTAACAGGTAGCAGAGCCGGAAGTAGTCAGCCTGCATGGCCGGGTGGTAGCAACGTTCGAAGGCGCGCTCGTGGCGCGTACCCAACGAGCGACCGATAAATGCCGTGGCACTGCGCTCGTCGAACAATCGATGCCTAAAGCCTTTCGTCTCCCAGCGGACCCAAGAGGCAACGCATTCTTCGACGTCCTTCGGCAACTGTCGTAGGTTGTGCCAAAATTGCACGATTGTTCTGGGCGAGCCCTGCACGTACTGATCATTGATGGGCTGCTGGTCGAACTGGCTTTGAACTAGCTTTCTGATGAACTCTGAGCGTTGTCGATGGTGCTCGCGATTGTCGGGTTCCGGTCGCATCCTGATCACTGTTGAGTTAGTGCCTACTGTGAAGGCTATCGCTGGTGCCGTCCTCCCACAACGGACCGAGCGAGCCCATTGAATCGACGCTCACCCGATAGCGCAGAAAGCCCAAGCCTGTGCAAGGCACAGCCGAACCGGCCTCGGTTCCTGTCGACCGCGACCTTCCTGTCATCGCCGGCCAATAATGGCGACTGCAATTGTCTGCCTATGGCGCTAAGCGGGCCACTACGGCAATCGACTCAACCCGGCCCGGCAAATAAACGCCCCTTCATCGCTGTACAGCGTAAATGGAGGCTCTAAGCGATTCCAGGCTTTTGACAGACCCTTGATCCGGTTGCGTCGCATCGGTGCGGCGCATGTCCGGGACGAGGGCTATGACCCCCACCAAGTTGCTCATCGGCCAGATTTTCGTCGTGTTCGCGATCGTGATCGCAGGCGTCTGGTCGGCGACGCAGTGGGCGGCCTTCCAACTCGGCTATCAGGCGCAACTGGGCGTGCCCTGGGTCGTGCTGTTCGGCATCCCGGTCTATCAACCCTGGAAGCTGTTCGAGTGGTGGTACGCCTACGAGGCCTACGCCCCGGACGTCTTCAATCGGGCAGGCATTCTGGCGGGGGCCAGCGGCTTCATGGGCTGCGCCGCGGCCGTCGTCGGCTCGCTGTGGCGGGCGCGCCAGAACCGGCTCGTCACCACCTACGGCTCCTCGCGCTGGGCGAACAAACGTGAGATCGATGATGCCGGGCTCTTCCGGGCCGCCGGTGTCTTCCTCGGCCGTCTCGGTGGCCAATATCTGCGCCATGATGGACCCGAGCACGTCATGGCCTTCGCGCCGACCCGCTCGGGCAAGGGCGTCGGCCTCGTCATTCCGACGCTTCTGTCTTGGACCGGGTCGGCGGTCGTTCACGATATCAAGGGCGAAAACTGGCAGCTGACCGCCGGCTGGCGCTCGAAGTTCTCGCACTGCCTGCTGTTCAATCCGACCGATCCGCGTTCGGCCCGCTACAACCCGCTCCTGGAGGTGCGCAAGGGACTGGACGAGGTCCGCGATATCCAAAACATCGCCGACATCCTGGTCGACCCCGAAGGGGCGCTCGAACGCCGGAGCCATTGGGAGAAGACCGGCCACTCGTTGCTGGTCGGCGCCATCCTGCATGTCCTCTATGCAGAGGAAGAGAAGACGCTCGCCCGCGTCGCGACCTTCCTCTCCGATCCGCAGCGGAGCTTCGCCCACACGCTGCGCCGGATGATGGCGACCAATCATCTCGGCACGCCCGATCATCCCCAAGTCCATCCGGTGGTCGCATCGGCGGCGCGCGAGGTGCTGAACAAGTCGGAGAACGAACGCTCCGGCGTGCTGTCCACGGCCATGTCGTTCCTCGGCCTCTATCGCGATCCGACGGTGGCGGCGACGACGGCGGCCTGCGACTGGCGCATCGTCGACCTGGTCGATGCGGCGCAGCCGGTCTCGCTCTACCTCGTCATTCCGCCGTCGGACATCTCGCGGACCAAGCCGCTCGTGCGCCTGGTGCTGAACCAGATCGGCCGCAGGCTGACCGAGCGGTTGGAAGGCGATCCGGGCAAGCGCCGCAAGCATCAACTCCTGATGATGCTCGACGAGTTCCCCGCGCTCGGACGGCTCGACTTCTTCGAGACCGCGCTCGCCTTCATGGCCGGCTACGGCATCCGCGCCTACCTGATCGCGCAGAGCCTCAACCAGATATCCAAGGCCTATGGCGAGAACAACGCCATCCTCGACAACTGCCATGTTCGCATAGCCTTCAGCAGCAACGACGAGCGGACGGCAAAGCGCATATCGGACGCGCTCGGCACGGCGACCGAGCTGCGTGCCCAGCGCAACTATGCCGGCCATCGTCTGGCGCCCTGGCTCAGCCACGTCATGGTCAGCCGCCAGGAGACCGCGCGGCCGCTGCTGACTCCAGGAGAAGTGATGCAGCTGCCGCCGGCCGACGAGCTGGTACTGGTTTCCGGGCTCCCGCCGATCCGCGCCAGGAAGCTCCGCTACTACGAGGACCGCAACTTCACCGCCCGCGTCGCGGACGCGCCGCTGCTCTCCGATGGCGCCTATCGGGACAAGCCGGCCCCGCGTCCCGACGATTGGGGCGGGCAGGTGCGCGGGCCGCATCTCCGCCTCGTCGCCGCTGCCGATGAGGCGGCCGGCATCGCGGAAGAAGAGGGCGGCCTGCAGCAGCAGCGCCATCACGGCCTGCCCGAGGAAGACATCGCCAAGCCCACCGCGCCCGAGCGCGACAACCCGCTCGGTCTCGCCGACGACGAGTCCGATACCGCCGCCGACAAGCGTGCCATGGACCGACTGCGTGGTCTCAACACGGTCGCGCGCGCCCACGCCATGAACGAAGGCGCGGGTCGCGATGACGACTTGCTGCCGAACTTCTGACGGGGGCCATCCGATGAACCGTCCCACTAAACGCGCCAGGGCCCGCCACCAGCTCTTCCTCGACGCCGATCTCAGCGAGAAGCTGGAGGCGCTGGCGGCCAAGCCCGGCGCGTCGAAGTCCGCCATCCTGGCCGATGCGGTGGCGGCCTGGCTCAACCGCCGCGGTGCGCAGGAACTCGACGACCGCTTCGGCCTGCGCCTCAACCGGATCAGCGCGCAGCTCAACCGGATCGAGCGCGACCAGCAGGTCCTGCTGGAAAGCCTGGCGCTGTTCGTCCGCTACCAGCTCACGGTCACCGCGCCGCTCCCTGAAGCCGACCAGGCCGCGCGCGCCGTCGGGCGCGACCGATTCCAGGCCTTCGTCGACCAGGTCGGCCGCCAGCTTGCGGCCGGCGGCCGGACGCTGAGCCGGAACGGAGCCGGTAACGGAGAGGGGGAGGGTGCACCATGAGCCTGTCCCATCCGGAGGCCCGGAACAACCTGCAAGCTCAGGAGCGCCGGCGCGCCATGCTGCGCACCGCCATGGGACCGGCGATCGCCGCCGCGCTCGCCGATCCCGCCGTCATCGAGGTGATGGTCAATCCCGACGGCGTGCTGCGGCTCGACCGGCTTGGCGAGGGCCGGATCGAAACCGGCGCCCGGCTGGCGCCGGCCGAGGTCGAGCGGATCATCCGCCTGGTCGCCAGCCATGTCCGCGCCGAGGCCCATGCCGGCAATCCGGTGGTCAGCGCCGAGCTGCCGCCGCGCGACGACGGCCTGGCCGGCGAACGGTTCGAAGGCTTGCTGCCGCCGGTGGCGACGGCGCCGTGCTTCGCGATCCGCAAGCCGGCGGCGAGGATCTACACGCTCGACGACTATGTCGCCGACCGCATCGTCATGCCGGTCCAGGCCGACGCGCTGCGCACGGCCGTCCGTGACCGGCGCAATTTGTTGATCGCGGGCGGCACCAGCTCGGGCAAGACGACGCTCGCCAATGCGCTGCTGGCCGAGATCGCTGGGCTCGACGAGCGGGTGATCCTGATCGAGGACACCCGCGAGCTGCAATGCGCCGCACCCGATTGCGTCGCGCTGCGCACCCGGCCGGGCGTCGTCTCCATGGCGGATCTGGTCCGTTCCACCCTGCGCCTTCGCCCTGATCGCATCATCGTCGGCGAGGTCCGCGGCGCTGAGGCCCTCGACATGCTCAAGGCCTGGAACACCGGTCATCCAGGCGGCATCGCCACCGTCCATGCCAACTCCGCGCGGTCCGCCCTCTACCGGCTCGAGCAGCTCGTGCAGGAAAGCGTCGTCACCGTCCCCCGCCGGCTGATCGCCGAGGCGATCGATCTCGTCGTCTTCATCCAGGGCCGCGGCACGGGCCGCCGCATCGAGACGATCGCCGAGGTCGCCGGCCTCGATGCCGACGGCGATTACGCCGTCACTGAGCTCGCACCCCATCGGCTTCATGCCCTGTGAAAAGGAGCGACTACCATGTGTCCGTCCACGTCCCTTCCGGCTCCCCACGCTTCGACAAAGTGTTTCCTGCGGTCGCTTGCCGGCGCCGCGGCCGTCACGCTGCTGCTTTGCGGGACGGCGCACGCCGCCGGTTCGGGCATGCCCTGGGAGCAGCCGCTGGAACAGGTGCTGCTGTCCGTCCAGGGGCCGGTCGCCAGGATCGTCGCGGTGATCATCATCATCATCACCGGCCTGACGCTTGCCTTCGGAGAGACCAGCGGCGGCTTCCGGCGGCTGATCCAGATCGTGTTCGGCCTCACCATCGCGTTCGCGGCCAGCTCGTTCTTCCTCAGCTTCTTCAGCTTCGGCGGCGGAGCGCTGGTCTGATGCCGGACGGCATCCACCATATCGAGGGGTTCGAGGCGCCGCTGCACCGGGCGCTGACCGAGCCGATCCTGCTCGGCGGCGCGCCGCGCGCCATCGCCATCGTCAACGGCACCGTGGCGGCGGCCATGGGGCTCGGCCTGCAGCAATGGATCGCCGGCCTGGTGCTGTGGATCGTCGGTCACACGCTGGCGGTGTTCGCCGCCAGGCGCGATCCCGACTTCGCCGCCGTGCTCGCCCGCCACCTTCGTCAGAAGGGATGGTGGTCGTGCTGAACCTCGCCGAATACCGCCGGACCGCCGACCGGCTGGCCGATCATCTGCCCTGGGCGGCGCTGGTGGCGCCCGGCGCCGTCCTCAACAAGGACGGCAGCTTCCAGCGGACCCTGTGCTTCCGCGGCCCCGACCTGGAGAGCGCGACCGACGCCGAGCTGGTCGGCGCGTGCGCGCGGGCGAACAATGTCCTGCGCCGCTTCGGCTCCGGCTGGGCGCTCTTCTTCGAGGCCGAGCGGGTCGAGGCGCTCGGCTATCCCGACGCGCGCTTCCCCGATCCGGCCTCCTGGCTGGTCGACGAGGAACGCCGCGCCGCCTTCGATGGGCGGCGCGGCCAGCACTTCGAGAGCCGCTATCACCTGACTCTGGTCTACCTGCCGCCGGCCGACCAGGTCGCCAGGGCCGAGCGCGCGCTGATGGAGCGGGACACGCCCGAGACGGGGCGGGACTGGCGGCAGGAGCTCACGGGCTTCATCGCCGAGACCGACCGCGTGCTCGACCTCTTGTCCGGCTTCATGCCGGAGGTGCGGGCGCTCGACGACGCCGAGACCCTGACCTACCTCCACGGCACGATTTCCACGCGGCGCCATCCGGTCGCCGCCCCCGAGACCCCGCTCTATCTCGACGCCATCCTGGTCGACACGCCGCTCAGCGGCGGCATCGAGCCGATGCTGGGCGAGTGGCACCTGCGCACGCTCACCATCCTCGGGTTCCCCAACCTGACCCGGCCGGGGATTCTCGACGCGCTCAACCATCAGGACTTCGCCTATCGCTGGGTGACGCGCTTCCTCGCGCTCGACAAGACAGAGGCCGGCAAGGCGCTCACCCGGATCCGGCGCCAATGGTTCAACAAGCGCAAGTCGATCGCCGTGCTGCTGCGCGAAGTCATCCACAACGAGCCGGTCCAGCTGCTCGATTCCGACGCCGACAACAAGGTGGTGGACGCGGACCTGGCGCTCCAGGCGCTCGGCGGCGACCATGTCGCCTTCGGCTATCTCACCACGACCATCACGGTTTCGGACACCGATCGGCTTCGGGCGGACGAGAAGGCCCGCGCCGTCGAGCGCATCGTCAACGGCCTCGGTTTCACCTGCCTGCGCGAAGGCGTCAATGCGGTGGAAGCCTGGCTCGGGTCGCTTCCCGGCCATGTCTACGCCAATGTCCGCCAGCCGCTGGTCCACACGCTGAACCTCGCCCATCTGATGCCGCTGTCCTCGGTGTGGGCCGGACCGGCGCGGAATGCTCACCTGGACGGCCCGCCGCTGCTCTATGCCGAGACCAGCGGCTCGACGCCGTTCCGGCTTTCCACCCATGTCGGCGACGTCGGGCACATGCTCATCGTTGGGCCGACCGGCGCCGGCAAGTCGGTGCTGCTGGCGATGCTGGCACTGCAGTTCCGCCGCTACGCCGGCTCCCAGGTCTATATTTTCGACAAGGGGTATTCCGCGCGCGCCGCCGTGCTCGCCATGGGCGGCGAGCATCATGCGCTGGGCTCCGACGGTTCGCTTGCCTTCCAGCCGCTGCGCGGCATCGACGATCCGGCCGAGCGAAGCTGGGCCGCCGAGTGGATCGACGCGCTGCTGGCGCACGAGAAGGTCGTCGTCACCCCGGAGGTGAAGGAGGCCGTCTGGTCGACGTTGACCAGTCTGGCTTCTGCGCCGGTCGAGGAGCGCACGCTCACCGGCCTCTCGGTGCTGCTGCAATCGAACGCGCTCAAGGCCGCGCTCATGCCCTACACGCTGGACGGACCGTTCGGCCGGCTGCTCGACGCCGCCGAGAACCGGCTCGCATTGGCGGACGTGCAGTGCTTCGAGACCGAGGAGCTGATGTCGCAAGCCGGCGTGGTCCTGCCGGTGCTGACCTATCTCTTCCATCGGCTGGAGGAGCGCTTCGCCAGCCTGTCGGAGACAGGGGAGAAAGGCCGGCCCACGCTGCTGATTTTGGACGAAGCCTGGGTCTATCTCGACAACCCGGTCTTCGCCGCGCGCATCCGCGAATGGCTGAAGGTGCTGCGCAAGAAGAACGTCGCCGTCGTCTTCGCCACCCAGTCACTCGCCGATATAGCCGGCAGCGCCATCGCGCCGGCCATCGTCGAGAGCTGTCCACAGCGCATCTTCCTGCCCAACGACCGGGCGATCGAGCCACAGGCGCGGGCCGCCTATGAGCGCTTCGGCCTCAACGACCGGCAGGTCGAGC is a genomic window containing:
- a CDS encoding glycosyltransferase gives rise to the protein MRPEPDNREHHRQRSEFIRKLVQSQFDQQPINDQYVQGSPRTIVQFWHNLRQLPKDVEECVASWVRWETKGFRHRLFDERSATAFIGRSLGTRHERAFERCYHPAMQADYFRLCYLLVEGGLYVDADDVCVCTDIGCLFDEGRLKVQPLCYDIDSGTMVNPSMFLRVDAYASSWIFYFNNNPLIANRGHPIIGNALIRATGLLESVGEDELPEIQATTGPGNLSKSIFDFGTSSGGVENDLMILRDWDSFSVSRWPLSYRNDARNWRLSNQQKFYRNGA
- a CDS encoding TrbC/VirB2 family protein — protein: MCPSTSLPAPHASTKCFLRSLAGAAAVTLLLCGTAHAAGSGMPWEQPLEQVLLSVQGPVARIVAVIIIIITGLTLAFGETSGGFRRLIQIVFGLTIAFAASSFFLSFFSFGGGALV
- the rlxS gene encoding relaxase/mobilization nuclease RlxS (I built this because a sul1 chimera in AMR looks like the C-terminus.), translating into MTRDDEFEPKLGKIRSRGSKRGRKYLHRVLQATMLAGGHVGSGSSARKAKFHGSQIGRGASVGRVLGSRDRHAAFRSRRVVVKSRIVKLAGKGMKGALAHLRYIQRDGVTRDGEPGQLYSAEQDRADGKAFLEHADGDRHQFRFIVAPEDGVEYEDLKPLTRRLMAQMEQDLDTKLEWVAVDHYNTGHPHSHIILRGKDERGKDLVIAREYITQGMRERAAELVTLDLGPRSDLEIENRLRNEVQQERLASIDRRLLRGRDGEGLVWSTDKDAFQQTLRAGRLQKLKALGLAGEVRPGQWRLADDLEETLKRMGERGDIIKTMHREMVEKGVARAAADYVIFDPAAKDSRPITGRVVARGLSDEINDHHYLIVDALDGRTHYVDIGKGEATEPTPEGAIVRIDPKHPEPRQVDRTVSEIAAANGGRYDVDIHLRHDPSASASFAETHVRRLEAIRRVTGGVEREPDGTWVIAPDHLERAAAFERRQAQASPVVVQTLSSLPLERQVGAEGATWLDRELVAETPEPVRDEGFGRDVRAARARRRQWLIAQDLAREEQDRIVYRANLLGILRRRELARVAGQLSSDLRLSYVETKSREKVEGIYRRHVDLASGRFAVIEKAREFTLVPWRPVLERHLGKQVSGIVRGDSISWTIGRQRGGPSVS
- a CDS encoding CopG family transcriptional regulator → MNRPTKRARARHQLFLDADLSEKLEALAAKPGASKSAILADAVAAWLNRRGAQELDDRFGLRLNRISAQLNRIERDQQVLLESLALFVRYQLTVTAPLPEADQAARAVGRDRFQAFVDQVGRQLAAGGRTLSRNGAGNGEGEGAP
- a CDS encoding VirB3 family type IV secretion system protein, translating into MPDGIHHIEGFEAPLHRALTEPILLGGAPRAIAIVNGTVAAAMGLGLQQWIAGLVLWIVGHTLAVFAARRDPDFAAVLARHLRQKGWWSC
- a CDS encoding conjugal transfer protein TraG: MTPTKLLIGQIFVVFAIVIAGVWSATQWAAFQLGYQAQLGVPWVVLFGIPVYQPWKLFEWWYAYEAYAPDVFNRAGILAGASGFMGCAAAVVGSLWRARQNRLVTTYGSSRWANKREIDDAGLFRAAGVFLGRLGGQYLRHDGPEHVMAFAPTRSGKGVGLVIPTLLSWTGSAVVHDIKGENWQLTAGWRSKFSHCLLFNPTDPRSARYNPLLEVRKGLDEVRDIQNIADILVDPEGALERRSHWEKTGHSLLVGAILHVLYAEEEKTLARVATFLSDPQRSFAHTLRRMMATNHLGTPDHPQVHPVVASAAREVLNKSENERSGVLSTAMSFLGLYRDPTVAATTAACDWRIVDLVDAAQPVSLYLVIPPSDISRTKPLVRLVLNQIGRRLTERLEGDPGKRRKHQLLMMLDEFPALGRLDFFETALAFMAGYGIRAYLIAQSLNQISKAYGENNAILDNCHVRIAFSSNDERTAKRISDALGTATELRAQRNYAGHRLAPWLSHVMVSRQETARPLLTPGEVMQLPPADELVLVSGLPPIRARKLRYYEDRNFTARVADAPLLSDGAYRDKPAPRPDDWGGQVRGPHLRLVAAADEAAGIAEEEGGLQQQRHHGLPEEDIAKPTAPERDNPLGLADDESDTAADKRAMDRLRGLNTVARAHAMNEGAGRDDDLLPNF
- a CDS encoding family 16 glycosylhydrolase: MRHGAPKELISKSVFRPERGLWHLSGYVLSKKGAQALLGLLPCRGPIDLWINHKFQEMDVRALRRSVINQRLDLNSTNSYSILPALSRIGILESGDAALFQQRPTHSPVFAFGTPGSGLSSLAMALSMLGYRCCSDFDRIPECELEGLLAGRTDRVFDAYVNIESLKPHVRVLTQRYPRAKFIVIDDVAGAADRQGGSVLNELEGADVLRLHGENANTWRALCEHVRLAPPGAPYPAVRDIRQRRYRCAPTDTLTTRPAKWLRRDRSPWVVKPRAGWAGISASSFDRLESSASSRVRFEDDLGDIQSARWLLRNDTFPGNLGLFRPANVTPQPSGGLSLTVIEEPLGVRNLSAAAVLSRGSFLFGRFEATLQATNVPGLVTGFFLHRDSPRQEIDVEIAGNRPDRLLVNVFYNPGPEGAKFDYGDRGTPVSIPLGFDASKALHRFVIEWDPCEIRWFVDDELVHRRATWDPTPIPHLPMTLHVNTWPTRSRKLAGRLALRSLPASAIVRRIAVDAFNADAQPPLASASEDISNMSVAQLQQETGDR
- the trbB gene encoding P-type conjugative transfer ATPase TrbB; the protein is MSLSHPEARNNLQAQERRRAMLRTAMGPAIAAALADPAVIEVMVNPDGVLRLDRLGEGRIETGARLAPAEVERIIRLVASHVRAEAHAGNPVVSAELPPRDDGLAGERFEGLLPPVATAPCFAIRKPAARIYTLDDYVADRIVMPVQADALRTAVRDRRNLLIAGGTSSGKTTLANALLAEIAGLDERVILIEDTRELQCAAPDCVALRTRPGVVSMADLVRSTLRLRPDRIIVGEVRGAEALDMLKAWNTGHPGGIATVHANSARSALYRLEQLVQESVVTVPRRLIAEAIDLVVFIQGRGTGRRIETIAEVAGLDADGDYAVTELAPHRLHAL
- a CDS encoding glycosyltransferase family 25 protein encodes the protein MNLSKPLRAASRLLYSLFLKCRTHLPRQQCLAFMSPSDGRRPGIGPIFVINLDRQPDRWTDVRRELDRIVDAVGKPLSERVVRYSAYDAQAYTDKLYDTVDIEPFYKLGDQLFVEPQPHAVPDAFDLERSIRMSGAEVAVAYSHIGIWKTIAQSDAPYALVLEDDVWFERSFGRLVDQAWREMEAADRTRPAFDVL